From the genome of Streptacidiphilus rugosus AM-16, one region includes:
- a CDS encoding HEAT repeat domain-containing protein: MAGMDHGSLAGLDDVPWAELWHAYGLAVDVPDQLRAMQAGDWEGRYPPIAQLANHIVHQGTRYQAAVHTIPFLVRMALDAGQTHRDQIVGLLCSIAIGLEDDHLPSGYDPREDVSDRENLRSQADEWAQWIAEAPDADIRKQRQESCRQLLGQAEAAVRSYDAVKEALPSLAVLLRADSPELRAETANLLAWFPESAPVTIPLLKAFIVDEVVPGAAATGLVALGLLGDPAVVSFLQGYLESAVAELRWAAAFALTRFGMDEPAVVDVLLHAAACPPEKTRTMSFLSGSYLGLTTMALADTSEATTPRGVGAVLTGLATCVGSQWSEDTHYTETSLIPRVFPGASAEDESPWPADPVEPRVAFEELNPAQQQVLRYIADQGKTWSNSGRHALEHWTVPTSADDLRAYIAAASNPDGRV; this comes from the coding sequence ATGGCAGGAATGGATCACGGGTCCCTCGCGGGCCTGGACGATGTGCCGTGGGCTGAACTCTGGCACGCCTATGGACTTGCCGTCGATGTCCCCGATCAGTTGCGAGCGATGCAGGCGGGAGACTGGGAGGGCAGGTACCCGCCCATCGCTCAGCTCGCGAACCACATCGTGCATCAGGGGACGCGGTATCAGGCTGCGGTGCACACCATTCCGTTCCTCGTGCGCATGGCATTGGATGCAGGACAGACGCACCGGGACCAAATTGTCGGGCTGCTGTGCTCGATCGCGATCGGGCTTGAAGACGACCACCTGCCGAGCGGTTACGACCCACGCGAGGACGTGTCAGACCGGGAGAACCTGCGCAGCCAGGCCGACGAGTGGGCCCAGTGGATCGCAGAGGCGCCTGACGCCGACATACGCAAGCAGCGTCAGGAGTCTTGCCGGCAGTTGCTCGGCCAGGCTGAGGCCGCGGTGCGTTCCTACGATGCGGTGAAGGAGGCACTTCCCTCTCTCGCGGTTCTCCTCCGGGCTGACAGCCCGGAGCTGCGGGCAGAGACAGCGAATCTCCTGGCCTGGTTCCCGGAGTCTGCTCCGGTGACGATCCCGCTGTTGAAGGCGTTCATAGTCGATGAGGTCGTGCCCGGCGCGGCCGCGACGGGGCTGGTCGCCCTGGGGCTGCTGGGTGATCCGGCCGTCGTGTCCTTCCTCCAGGGCTACCTGGAGAGCGCGGTCGCCGAGCTGCGTTGGGCCGCCGCTTTCGCGTTGACAAGGTTCGGGATGGATGAGCCGGCCGTGGTCGACGTCCTTCTCCACGCGGCCGCTTGCCCGCCGGAGAAGACCAGGACAATGTCGTTCCTATCCGGTTCCTACTTGGGTCTGACGACGATGGCTCTGGCCGACACCTCCGAAGCCACGACGCCGCGTGGGGTCGGTGCTGTGTTGACCGGCCTGGCCACCTGTGTCGGCAGCCAGTGGTCGGAGGACACGCACTACACGGAGACGTCACTGATCCCGCGCGTGTTCCCAGGCGCTTCCGCCGAGGACGAGTCGCCGTGGCCGGCTGATCCTGTCGAACCGCGAGTTGCCTTCGAGGAGTTGAACCCGGCGCAGCAGCAAGTTCTGCGCTACATCGCGGACCAGGGCAAGACTTGGTCGAACTCCGGCAGGCATGCCCTGGAGCACTGGACAGTACCGACCAGCGCGGATGACCTGCGTGCCTACATCGCAGCAGCCTCGAATCCCGATGGTCGGGTGTAG
- a CDS encoding suppressor of fused domain protein, whose amino-acid sequence MFKAKRRQQAIAGVESHVRGFFAGHDQVQAHDYDLGPGRREAVPGLRIIAASPGPRCNVWTYVTAGCWSAVEKQGHGIEFVLTSPAGDVSFVDLLAKIAYYHAAHHLDLEHSMPIGEPWMPGSSCDHLLLSLPYLHDPDLEHCPLPNGHARILWALPVTAAELGYRREHGHEALERLFEEHEIEPTDPYRASVV is encoded by the coding sequence ATGTTCAAAGCGAAGCGCAGACAACAGGCCATCGCGGGCGTCGAGTCACACGTGCGCGGCTTCTTTGCAGGTCACGACCAGGTTCAAGCCCACGACTACGACCTCGGGCCCGGGCGTCGAGAAGCCGTCCCTGGGCTGCGCATCATCGCGGCCAGCCCGGGCCCCCGCTGCAACGTCTGGACGTACGTCACTGCCGGCTGCTGGTCCGCGGTCGAGAAGCAAGGCCACGGAATTGAGTTCGTCCTGACCTCTCCGGCTGGCGACGTGAGCTTCGTCGACCTGCTCGCCAAGATCGCCTACTACCATGCAGCCCACCACCTCGATCTTGAACACAGTATGCCCATCGGTGAGCCGTGGATGCCTGGTTCGTCTTGCGACCATCTGCTCCTCAGCCTGCCCTACCTCCACGACCCGGACCTGGAGCACTGCCCGCTCCCGAACGGACACGCCCGCATCCTCTGGGCCCTTCCGGTGACGGCGGCTGAACTCGGGTATCGCCGTGAGCACGGCCATGAAGCGCTGGAGCGGCTCTTCGAGGAGCACGAGATCGAGCCCACGGATCCCTATCGCGCCTCCGTGGTGTGA